A genomic segment from Streptomyces sp. NBC_00237 encodes:
- a CDS encoding pitrilysin family protein, whose protein sequence is MTSRSSVTTARTSSEGRAVARTQTLLQGENGIGTVRRTTLPGGLRIVTETLPSVRSATFGIWVNVGSRDETPSLNGATHYLEHLLFKGTSKRSALDISSAIDAVGGEMNAFTAKEYTCYYARVLDTDLPLAIDTVCDMLTGSLIRQEDVDAERGVILEEIAMTEDDPGDCVHDLFAHTMLGDTPLGRPVLGTVDTINALQADRIRRFYKKHYDPTHLVVAAAGNVDHAKVVRQVRRAFEQAGALGNPDATPVAPRAGSRTLRTSGRVELLGRKTEQAHVVLGMPGLARNDERRWALGVLNTALGGGMSSRLFQEVREKRGLAYSVYSYTSGFADCGLFGVYAGCRPSQVHDVLKICRDELDKVASDGLTDDEIRRAVGQLSGSTVLGLEDTGALMNRIGKSELAWGEHMSVTDMLTRISEVTPDEVREVARDILGQRPSLSVIGPLKDKQAARLDEAVA, encoded by the coding sequence GTGACGTCCCGTAGTTCCGTGACGACGGCCCGCACCTCTTCGGAGGGGCGGGCCGTCGCCCGTACCCAAACGCTTCTCCAGGGCGAGAACGGCATCGGTACGGTCCGCAGGACCACCCTCCCCGGCGGCCTGCGCATCGTCACCGAGACGCTCCCCTCCGTCCGCTCCGCCACCTTCGGGATCTGGGTCAACGTCGGCTCCCGCGACGAGACCCCCTCCCTCAACGGCGCGACGCACTACCTCGAACACCTCCTCTTCAAGGGCACCTCCAAGCGCAGCGCCCTCGACATCTCCTCCGCCATCGACGCGGTCGGCGGCGAGATGAACGCCTTCACGGCGAAGGAGTACACCTGCTACTACGCCCGCGTCCTCGACACCGACCTCCCCCTGGCGATCGACACGGTCTGCGACATGCTGACCGGCTCGCTGATCCGTCAGGAGGACGTCGACGCCGAGCGGGGAGTCATCCTCGAAGAGATCGCGATGACCGAGGACGACCCGGGCGACTGCGTGCACGACCTGTTCGCGCACACCATGCTCGGTGACACCCCCCTCGGCCGCCCGGTCCTGGGCACCGTCGACACCATCAACGCGCTCCAGGCAGACCGCATCCGCCGCTTCTACAAGAAGCACTACGACCCCACCCACCTGGTGGTCGCAGCCGCGGGCAACGTCGACCACGCCAAGGTCGTGCGCCAGGTCCGCAGGGCCTTCGAGCAGGCGGGCGCCCTCGGCAACCCGGACGCGACCCCCGTCGCCCCGCGCGCCGGCTCCCGTACGCTGCGCACCTCCGGCCGCGTCGAACTGCTGGGCCGCAAGACCGAGCAGGCCCACGTCGTCCTCGGCATGCCGGGCCTCGCCCGCAACGACGAGCGCCGCTGGGCGCTGGGCGTGCTCAACACCGCCCTCGGCGGCGGCATGTCCTCGCGCCTCTTCCAGGAGGTCCGCGAGAAGCGCGGCCTGGCCTACAGCGTGTACTCGTACACCTCGGGCTTCGCCGACTGCGGCCTGTTCGGCGTGTACGCGGGCTGCCGCCCGAGCCAGGTCCACGACGTGCTCAAGATCTGCCGCGACGAACTCGACAAGGTGGCCTCCGACGGCCTCACCGACGACGAGATCCGCCGCGCGGTCGGCCAGCTCTCCGGCTCCACGGTCCTCGGACTCGAAGACACCGGCGCGCTGATGAACCGCATCGGCAAGAGCGAACTGGCCTGGGGCGAGCACATGTCGGTCACCGACATGCTCACCCGCATCTCCGAGGTCACCCCGGACGAGGTCAGGGAAGTCGCCCGCGACATCCTGGGACAGCGGCCGTCCCTCTCGGTGATCGGCCCGCTCAAGGACAAGCAGGCCGCCCGCCTCGACGAAGCGGT
- a CDS encoding polyribonucleotide nucleotidyltransferase yields MENETHYAEAVIDNGTFGTRTIRFETGRLAKQAAGSAVAYLDDDTMVMSATTASKRPKDQLDFFPLTVDVEERMYAAGKIPGSFFRREGRPSEDAILTCRLIDRPLRPSFKKGLRNEIQIVETIMALNPDHLYDVVAINAASCSTILAGLPFSGPIGATRVALIKGQWVAFPTHTELEDAVFDMVVAGRVLEDGDVAIMMVEAEATEKTIQLVKDGAEAPTEEVVAAGLEAAKPFIKGLCKAQSDLASKAAKPTGEFPVFLDYQDDVLEALTKAVKSELAQALTIAGKQERELELDRIKEIAAEKLLPAFEGREKEISGAYRALTKKLVRERIIKDKVRIDGRGLTDIRTLAAEVEAIPRVHGSALFERGETQILGVTTLNMLRMEQMLDTLSPVTRKRYMHNYNFPPYSVGETGRVGSPKRREIGHGALAERAIVPVLPTREEFPYAIRQVSEALGSNGSTSMGSVCASTMSLLNAGVPLKAPVAGIAMGLISEEIDGKTHYVALTDILGAEDAFGDMDFKVAGTKTFVTALQLDTKLDGIPSSVLDAALKQARDARLHILDVMNEAIDVPDEMSPNAPRIITVKIPVDKIGEVIGPKGKMINQIQEDTGADITIEDDGTIYIGAADGPAAEAARATINQIANPTMPEVGERYLGTVVKTTTFGAFVSLMPGKDGLLHISQIRKLAGGKRVENVEDVLAVGAKVQVEIAEIDSRGKLSLIPVVEGEENDGQKDDA; encoded by the coding sequence GTGGAGAACGAGACCCACTACGCCGAGGCCGTCATTGACAACGGCACCTTCGGCACCCGCACCATCCGCTTCGAGACGGGCCGCCTGGCCAAGCAGGCCGCCGGCTCCGCCGTCGCGTACCTGGACGACGACACCATGGTGATGTCGGCCACGACCGCCTCGAAGCGCCCCAAGGACCAGCTCGACTTCTTCCCCCTCACGGTGGACGTCGAAGAGCGCATGTACGCCGCCGGCAAGATCCCCGGCAGCTTCTTCCGTCGTGAGGGCCGGCCCTCCGAGGACGCGATCCTCACCTGCCGCCTGATCGACCGGCCGCTGCGCCCCTCCTTCAAGAAGGGCCTGCGCAACGAGATCCAGATCGTCGAGACGATCATGGCGCTCAACCCCGACCACCTGTACGACGTGGTGGCCATCAACGCCGCGTCCTGCTCCACGATCCTGGCGGGCCTGCCCTTCTCCGGCCCGATCGGCGCCACCCGCGTCGCCCTGATCAAGGGCCAGTGGGTCGCGTTCCCGACGCACACCGAGCTTGAGGACGCCGTCTTCGACATGGTCGTCGCCGGTCGCGTCCTGGAGGACGGCGACGTCGCGATCATGATGGTCGAGGCCGAGGCCACCGAGAAGACCATCCAGCTCGTCAAGGACGGCGCCGAGGCCCCGACCGAAGAGGTCGTCGCCGCCGGTCTTGAGGCTGCGAAGCCCTTCATCAAGGGTCTCTGCAAGGCCCAGTCGGACCTCGCCTCCAAGGCTGCCAAGCCCACCGGCGAGTTCCCGGTCTTCCTCGACTACCAGGACGACGTCCTGGAGGCCCTCACCAAGGCCGTCAAGTCGGAGCTGGCCCAGGCGCTCACCATCGCGGGCAAGCAGGAGCGCGAGCTCGAGCTCGACCGCATCAAGGAGATCGCCGCCGAGAAGCTCCTCCCGGCCTTCGAGGGCCGCGAGAAGGAGATCTCCGGTGCGTACCGCGCGCTGACCAAGAAGCTGGTCCGCGAGCGCATCATCAAGGACAAGGTCCGCATCGACGGCCGGGGGCTCACGGACATCCGTACCCTCGCCGCCGAGGTCGAGGCCATCCCGCGCGTGCACGGCTCCGCCCTGTTCGAGCGTGGCGAGACCCAGATCCTGGGCGTCACCACCCTCAACATGCTGCGCATGGAGCAGATGCTGGACACCCTCTCCCCGGTGACCCGCAAGCGCTACATGCACAACTACAACTTCCCGCCGTACTCCGTCGGCGAGACGGGCCGCGTCGGCTCCCCGAAGCGCCGCGAGATCGGCCACGGCGCGCTCGCCGAGCGCGCGATCGTGCCGGTCCTGCCGACGCGCGAGGAGTTCCCCTACGCGATCCGCCAGGTCTCCGAGGCGCTGGGCTCCAACGGCTCGACGTCCATGGGCTCGGTCTGCGCCTCCACCATGTCGCTGCTGAACGCCGGTGTGCCGCTCAAGGCCCCCGTCGCCGGTATCGCCATGGGCCTCATCTCCGAGGAGATCGACGGCAAGACGCACTACGTCGCGCTGACCGACATCCTCGGCGCCGAGGACGCGTTCGGCGACATGGACTTCAAGGTCGCCGGTACGAAGACCTTCGTCACCGCGCTCCAGCTCGACACCAAGCTCGACGGCATCCCGTCGTCGGTCCTGGACGCCGCGCTGAAGCAGGCCCGCGACGCGCGTCTGCACATCCTCGACGTGATGAACGAGGCCATCGACGTTCCGGACGAGATGTCCCCGAACGCGCCGCGCATCATCACCGTCAAGATCCCGGTGGACAAGATCGGTGAGGTCATCGGCCCCAAGGGCAAGATGATCAACCAGATCCAGGAGGACACCGGCGCCGACATCACGATCGAGGACGACGGCACCATCTACATCGGTGCCGCCGACGGTCCGGCCGCCGAGGCCGCCCGCGCCACGATCAACCAGATCGCCAACCCGACCATGCCGGAGGTCGGCGAGCGCTACCTGGGTACGGTCGTCAAGACCACCACCTTCGGTGCCTTCGTCTCCCTGATGCCCGGCAAGGACGGTCTGCTGCACATCTCGCAGATCCGCAAGCTCGCCGGTGGCAAGCGCGTGGAGAACGTCGAGGACGTGCTCGCGGTCGGCGCCAAGGTGCAGGTCGAGATCGCCGAGATCGACTCCCGAGGCAAGCTCTCCCTCATCCCCGTCGTCGAGGGTGAAGAGAACGACGGACAGAAGGACGACGCCTAA
- the rpsO gene encoding 30S ribosomal protein S15, with amino-acid sequence MPLDAAVKKQIMTEFGQKEGDTGSPEVQVAMLSRRISDLTEHLKTHKHDHHSRRGLLILVGQRRRLLQYLAKKDIQRFRALVDRLGIRRGAAGGAK; translated from the coding sequence ATGCCGCTCGACGCAGCTGTCAAGAAGCAGATCATGACCGAGTTCGGCCAGAAGGAGGGCGACACGGGATCCCCCGAGGTCCAGGTCGCCATGCTCTCCCGTCGCATCTCGGACCTGACCGAGCACCTGAAGACGCACAAGCACGACCACCACTCCCGCCGGGGTCTGCTGATCCTGGTCGGCCAGCGTCGTCGCCTGCTCCAGTACCTCGCCAAGAAGGACATCCAGCGCTTCCGTGCGCTGGTCGACCGTCTCGGCATCCGCCGTGGTGCGGCCGGCGGCGCCAAGTAG
- the eccD gene encoding type VII secretion integral membrane protein EccD, producing the protein MPPTTTTTPTPTTTPPHAPPSPGQAQNPPPTPFCRLTLTTPHTRIDLALPADLPLADLLPEIHRLSAPRPTPYAPVGHHLVRLDGTRLDSSRTLAAHRVLDGEILALRPFAESLAPPVFDDVCDAVASAVTRDRTLWSDQLTRTAGLFASSSLLTLLALAFWNATPTHRTHGLPGILATVTAVLLLALAAVRTRVYGDQGAAIALGTPALAHAAVAATALVPPTPGHGPGRLHALLACAAVLLASVLLTLATPPTPPHDSPTSTGTPAAPPTSTPFLATATAAATGLLLTFTGTLADLTPARTAALGVPLLVGALACLPGLAARSARLPVGFAPPRPATGPQEADPAHPLDDPTTIATRTHRAHELLTGLIGGCALTAVTCAAVLGFAGGLRAQLLALALGIALLMRAHLFRHTAQAACTLGAGLAALLLLGLGLVLDPPHTGAAALDLRTIVIGTGIAATAAVLTAIALIVPAKGVSPFWGRFLELAEGCVLLTLVPLCLAVFDAYHALRSLGP; encoded by the coding sequence TTGCCCCCCACAACCACAACCACACCCACACCCACCACCACCCCTCCCCACGCGCCGCCCTCGCCAGGGCAAGCCCAGAACCCACCCCCCACCCCCTTCTGCCGCCTCACCCTCACCACCCCCCACACCCGCATCGACCTCGCCCTCCCCGCCGACCTCCCCCTCGCCGACCTCCTCCCCGAGATCCACCGCCTCTCCGCCCCGCGCCCGACCCCGTACGCACCCGTCGGCCACCACCTCGTGCGCCTCGACGGCACCCGCCTCGACAGCTCCCGCACCCTCGCCGCCCACCGCGTCCTCGACGGCGAGATCCTCGCCCTGCGCCCCTTCGCCGAGTCCCTCGCCCCACCCGTCTTCGACGACGTCTGCGACGCGGTCGCCTCCGCCGTCACCCGCGACCGCACCCTCTGGAGCGACCAACTCACCCGCACCGCAGGGCTGTTCGCCTCCTCCTCCCTGCTCACCCTCCTCGCTCTCGCCTTCTGGAACGCGACCCCCACCCACCGCACCCACGGCCTCCCCGGCATCCTCGCCACGGTCACCGCCGTCCTCCTCCTCGCCCTCGCCGCCGTACGCACACGGGTGTACGGAGACCAGGGCGCGGCCATCGCCCTCGGCACGCCCGCCCTCGCCCACGCCGCGGTCGCCGCCACCGCCCTCGTGCCGCCCACTCCCGGCCACGGCCCCGGCCGCCTCCACGCCCTCCTGGCCTGCGCCGCCGTCCTCCTCGCCTCCGTACTCCTGACCCTGGCCACCCCACCGACGCCGCCCCACGACAGCCCCACCTCCACGGGAACACCCGCAGCACCCCCCACCAGCACCCCCTTCCTCGCCACCGCGACCGCCGCCGCCACCGGCCTGCTGCTCACCTTCACCGGCACCCTCGCCGACCTCACCCCCGCCAGGACCGCCGCCCTCGGCGTCCCGCTCCTGGTCGGCGCCCTCGCCTGCCTCCCCGGCCTCGCCGCCCGCTCCGCCCGCCTCCCCGTCGGCTTCGCCCCGCCCCGGCCCGCCACCGGCCCCCAGGAGGCAGACCCCGCGCATCCCCTCGACGACCCCACCACCATCGCCACCCGCACCCACCGCGCCCACGAACTCCTCACCGGCCTCATCGGCGGCTGCGCCCTCACCGCCGTGACCTGCGCCGCCGTCCTCGGCTTCGCCGGCGGCCTGCGCGCCCAGCTCCTCGCCCTGGCCCTCGGCATCGCCCTCCTGATGCGTGCCCACCTCTTCCGCCACACCGCCCAGGCCGCCTGCACCCTCGGCGCGGGCCTCGCCGCACTGCTCCTGCTGGGCCTCGGCCTCGTACTGGACCCGCCGCACACGGGCGCCGCCGCACTCGATCTCCGTACGATCGTCATCGGCACGGGCATCGCCGCCACGGCTGCCGTCCTCACCGCGATCGCCCTGATCGTTCCCGCCAAGGGGGTCAGCCCGTTCTGGGGCCGCTTCCTGGAGCTGGCGGAGGGCTGCGTCCTGCTCACCCTCGTACCGCTCTGCCTGGCGGTCTTCGACGCGTACCACGCCCTGCGCAGCCTGGGCCCGTAG
- the eccCa gene encoding type VII secretion protein EccCa: MGQIVVKRPVRVSPGGARADEQVVPLQAPPELPRGQQEGVLMQLLPMIGMGGSVVFLFVGGRPIMQVMGGLMLVSAVAMTVAMVVRHRRGNQGQLADLRRDYLKHLAQVRRSVRKVARVQRDVQLFVHPAPEQLWALVAEGSRVWERRAGDPDFAQVRVGLGSQELATPLVAPETAPVDELEPLTAGALRRFLAVHSTVDELPMAVSLRAFYHVTVSGEEACVRGEARAVVGALAALHSPADLVVAVAVGERAGGEWEWVKWLPHAQARDAGVAEDGAGCRRLVAGGVEELERLLGGVLEGRPRFRADGVPLVDRPHVVVVLDGVTVPAGCALAAAEGLQGVTVVEVVPGELGDGDARGALSVVVGGGVLRLESGSGRAGDAVAYEGVPDRLGVAAAEALARQLAPLRMPVGVEAGEPLLAELEFADLLELGDAGEVAVGRTWRARPSADRLRVPIGVGEDGTPVLLDLKEAAQEGMGPHGLCVGATGSGKSELLRTLVLGLAVTHSSETLNFVLADFKGGATFAGMARLPHVAAVITNLADDLSLVDRMGDSIRGELNRRQELLRDAGNFANVHDYERARAAGARAGGVPLVPIPSLVLVIDEFSELLTAMPDFIEMFVQIGRIGRSLGVHLLLASQRLEEGRLRGLETYLSYRVGLRTFSAAESRAALGVPDAYQLPNVPGSGYLKHGTDELVRFKAAYVSGAYRSAVGVGAASAVGVRGARRGPVRFTAGWVGAGVSLGADGVPGAGEVYGVVPSPARSPEGHGHREGEEGAAGDKGDAEGEALSESVLDVVVRRLEGQGPEAHRVWLPPLDCPPALDALGVQGAGALRVPLGFVDKPYEQRRDVLMRDFSGAAGHMQIVGGPQSGKSTLLRTLVASFAWTHSPREVQFYGLDFGGGGLAAVAGLPHVGGVASRLDPERVRRTVAEVHGVLAAREEYFRAAGIDSVATYRAMRARGGREGGTSCSNEVESLGEAEQPWGDVFLVVDGWGNFRTEYEALEGVVVDIAARGLGYGVHVVVTASRSMEVRAQLKDLLMNRLELRLGDVMDSEIDRRVAAQVPAGVPGRGLTPEKLHFMGAVPRCDGGGSGEGLAEATAELVREAGKRWAGVAGAPPVRLLPRELAARELPGGGARPGDGVAFGVDEDRLEPVFADFERDPFFLVFGESESGKTNLLRLLIGQLSERYGGEECKFFVIDNRRGLLDATPPSHLAEYVPMSHSMDHHVEALAELMRRRAPSADVTARELRERSWWEGPTVFVVVDDYDLVSTSSGNPLSPLVELLPFARDVGVRFVLARNTAGASRAAYEPFVQRMVELGAQGVVLSGDPNEGDVFGGVRPRVLPVGRGVAVSRRRGVSLVQTGWVG; this comes from the coding sequence GTGGGACAGATCGTTGTGAAGCGTCCGGTACGGGTTTCGCCGGGCGGGGCGCGAGCCGATGAGCAGGTCGTGCCGTTGCAGGCGCCTCCCGAGTTGCCGCGTGGGCAGCAGGAGGGGGTGCTGATGCAGCTCCTGCCGATGATCGGGATGGGTGGGTCGGTGGTCTTCCTGTTCGTTGGCGGGCGGCCGATCATGCAGGTCATGGGTGGGCTGATGCTCGTGTCGGCCGTTGCCATGACCGTGGCGATGGTGGTGCGGCACCGGCGGGGGAACCAGGGGCAGTTGGCGGATCTGCGGCGGGACTACCTGAAGCATCTGGCGCAGGTGCGGCGGTCCGTGCGGAAGGTCGCGCGGGTTCAGCGGGATGTGCAGCTGTTCGTGCATCCGGCGCCGGAGCAGTTGTGGGCGCTCGTGGCGGAGGGCAGCCGGGTGTGGGAGAGGAGAGCGGGAGACCCTGATTTCGCGCAGGTGAGGGTGGGGTTGGGGAGTCAGGAGTTGGCGACCCCGCTGGTGGCTCCGGAGACCGCGCCGGTGGACGAGCTGGAGCCGTTGACGGCGGGGGCGTTGCGGCGGTTCCTGGCGGTGCACAGCACCGTGGACGAGTTGCCGATGGCGGTGTCGTTGCGGGCCTTCTATCACGTGACGGTGAGTGGGGAGGAGGCGTGCGTACGGGGGGAGGCGCGGGCTGTGGTGGGGGCGTTGGCCGCCCTGCACTCCCCCGCGGACCTGGTGGTGGCCGTCGCGGTGGGTGAGCGGGCCGGGGGTGAGTGGGAGTGGGTGAAGTGGCTGCCGCACGCGCAGGCGCGTGATGCGGGGGTGGCGGAGGACGGGGCGGGGTGCCGACGGCTGGTCGCCGGTGGGGTGGAGGAGTTGGAGCGGTTGTTGGGTGGGGTGCTGGAGGGGCGGCCCCGGTTCCGGGCGGACGGGGTGCCGTTGGTGGACCGGCCGCATGTGGTGGTCGTACTGGACGGGGTGACGGTTCCGGCGGGGTGTGCGCTGGCGGCTGCGGAGGGGCTTCAGGGCGTGACCGTGGTGGAGGTCGTGCCGGGTGAGCTGGGGGACGGGGATGCGCGGGGGGCGTTGTCCGTGGTGGTGGGGGGTGGGGTGCTGCGGTTGGAGTCGGGGTCGGGGCGGGCGGGTGACGCGGTCGCCTATGAGGGCGTGCCGGACCGGCTCGGGGTGGCGGCGGCGGAGGCCCTGGCCAGGCAGTTGGCGCCGTTGCGGATGCCGGTGGGGGTGGAGGCGGGTGAGCCGTTGCTGGCGGAGCTGGAGTTCGCGGATCTGCTGGAGCTGGGGGACGCCGGGGAGGTGGCGGTGGGCAGGACCTGGCGGGCGCGGCCGTCGGCGGACCGGTTGCGGGTGCCGATCGGGGTGGGCGAGGACGGGACTCCCGTACTCCTGGATCTGAAGGAGGCGGCGCAGGAGGGGATGGGGCCGCACGGGCTGTGCGTGGGGGCGACCGGGTCGGGGAAGTCGGAGCTGCTGCGGACGCTGGTGCTGGGGCTCGCGGTCACGCATTCGTCCGAGACGCTCAATTTCGTACTGGCGGACTTCAAGGGTGGGGCGACGTTCGCGGGGATGGCGCGGTTGCCGCACGTGGCGGCGGTCATCACGAATCTGGCGGACGACCTGTCGCTGGTGGACCGGATGGGGGATTCGATCCGGGGGGAGCTGAACCGGCGGCAGGAGTTGCTGCGGGACGCCGGGAACTTCGCGAACGTGCACGACTACGAGCGGGCGCGGGCGGCGGGGGCGCGGGCGGGCGGGGTGCCGCTCGTGCCGATTCCTTCGCTGGTGCTGGTGATCGACGAGTTCAGTGAGCTGTTGACGGCGATGCCGGACTTCATCGAGATGTTCGTCCAGATCGGGCGGATCGGGCGGTCGCTCGGGGTGCATCTGCTGTTGGCTTCGCAGCGGTTGGAGGAGGGGCGGCTGCGGGGGCTGGAGACGTATCTGTCGTACCGGGTGGGGCTGCGGACGTTCTCGGCGGCGGAGTCGCGGGCGGCGCTGGGGGTGCCGGACGCGTACCAGCTGCCGAACGTGCCGGGGTCGGGGTATCTGAAGCACGGCACGGACGAGCTGGTGCGGTTCAAGGCGGCGTACGTGTCGGGGGCGTACCGGAGTGCGGTGGGGGTGGGCGCCGCGAGTGCGGTCGGGGTGCGCGGGGCGAGGCGGGGGCCGGTGCGGTTCACGGCGGGTTGGGTGGGGGCGGGGGTGTCTCTGGGGGCTGACGGGGTTCCGGGGGCGGGTGAGGTGTATGGAGTTGTTCCCTCGCCTGCGCGGTCTCCCGAGGGCCATGGGCACCGTGAAGGGGAAGAAGGGGCAGCGGGGGACAAGGGGGACGCGGAGGGTGAGGCGCTGAGCGAGTCCGTGCTCGATGTGGTCGTGCGGCGGTTGGAGGGGCAGGGGCCCGAGGCGCATCGGGTGTGGTTGCCGCCGTTGGACTGTCCGCCCGCGCTGGACGCGTTGGGGGTGCAGGGGGCGGGGGCGCTGAGGGTCCCGCTGGGGTTCGTCGACAAGCCGTACGAGCAGCGGCGGGACGTGCTGATGAGGGACTTCTCCGGGGCGGCCGGGCACATGCAGATCGTGGGCGGGCCGCAGTCCGGGAAGTCGACGCTGCTGAGGACGCTCGTCGCGTCGTTCGCGTGGACGCACTCGCCTCGGGAGGTGCAGTTCTACGGGCTGGACTTCGGTGGGGGCGGGCTCGCGGCGGTGGCCGGGCTGCCGCACGTCGGGGGTGTCGCGTCGCGGCTCGATCCCGAGCGGGTGCGGCGGACCGTCGCCGAGGTGCACGGGGTGCTGGCGGCGCGGGAGGAGTACTTCAGGGCGGCGGGGATCGACTCCGTGGCGACGTACCGGGCGATGCGGGCGCGCGGCGGGAGGGAAGGGGGTACCTCCTGCTCGAACGAAGTGGAGAGCCTGGGGGAAGCCGAGCAGCCGTGGGGCGATGTCTTCCTGGTGGTGGACGGGTGGGGGAACTTCCGTACGGAGTACGAGGCGTTGGAGGGGGTGGTGGTCGACATCGCGGCGCGGGGGCTCGGGTACGGGGTGCACGTGGTCGTGACCGCTTCGCGTTCGATGGAGGTACGGGCGCAGCTCAAGGACCTCCTGATGAACCGGCTGGAGCTGCGGCTGGGCGACGTCATGGACTCGGAGATCGATCGGCGGGTGGCGGCGCAGGTTCCGGCGGGGGTGCCGGGGCGGGGGCTGACGCCGGAGAAGCTGCACTTCATGGGGGCGGTGCCGCGCTGCGACGGGGGCGGGTCGGGCGAAGGGCTCGCGGAGGCGACGGCGGAGCTGGTGCGGGAGGCCGGGAAGAGATGGGCGGGGGTGGCCGGGGCTCCTCCCGTACGGCTGTTGCCGAGGGAGTTGGCGGCGCGGGAGCTGCCCGGGGGCGGTGCGCGGCCGGGGGACGGGGTGGCCTTCGGGGTCGACGAGGACCGGTTGGAGCCCGTGTTCGCGGACTTCGAGCGGGACCCGTTCTTCCTGGTCTTCGGGGAGAGCGAGTCGGGGAAGACGAATCTGCTGCGGTTGCTGATCGGGCAGTTGAGCGAGCGGTACGGGGGTGAGGAGTGCAAGTTCTTCGTGATCGACAACCGGCGGGGGCTGCTCGATGCCACTCCCCCGTCGCATCTCGCGGAGTACGTACCGATGTCGCACTCCATGGACCACCACGTGGAGGCGTTGGCCGAGCTGATGCGGCGGCGCGCTCCTTCGGCGGACGTGACGGCGCGGGAGCTGAGGGAGCGGAGCTGGTGGGAGGGGCCGACGGTGTTCGTGGTGGTGGACGACTACGACCTCGTGTCGACGTCGAGCGGGAATCCCCTCTCCCCGCTGGTGGAGCTGTTGCCGTTCGCGCGGGACGTGGGCGTGCGGTTCGTGCTGGCGCGGAACACGGCGGGGGCGAGCAGGGCGGCGTACGAGCCCTTCGTGCAACGGATGGTGGAGCTGGGGGCGCAGGGGGTGGTGCTGTCCGGTGATCCGAACGAGGGGGATGTGTTCGGGGGTGTGCGGCCGAGGGTGCTGCCGGTGGGGCGGGGCGTGGCGGTGTCTCGGAGGAGGGGGGTCTCGTTGGTGCAGACGGGGTGGGTGGGGTGA
- a CDS encoding WXG100 family type VII secretion target — translation MPPNDGTMLVTYAALDEAARTIKAQAAHLDESLEAIKTKIASVSELWSGDAREAYNMAQSQWDREAKAIHTSLLQISRAVQEAAPAYREGDRRAAQGFM, via the coding sequence ATGCCCCCCAACGACGGCACGATGCTGGTCACGTACGCGGCCCTGGACGAGGCGGCCCGCACGATCAAGGCCCAGGCCGCCCACCTCGACGAGAGCCTCGAAGCGATCAAGACCAAGATCGCCTCGGTCTCGGAACTCTGGTCGGGCGACGCCCGCGAGGCGTACAACATGGCCCAATCCCAATGGGACCGCGAAGCCAAGGCCATCCACACCTCCCTGCTCCAGATCTCCCGCGCGGTCCAGGAGGCGGCCCCGGCTTACCGGGAGGGGGACAGGAGGGCTGCGCAGGGCTTTATGTAG
- a CDS encoding WXG100 family type VII secretion target — translation MAVQKVNGVALAQLQTELSRNFESVKGQLHKLHATIDALEGQWKGIGAGAFNAKQAQINQNMVRIGKLLLKFQEAIAAARTISGDTEDDVLAAMRGIDVTPGYADGPAAPPSTPTSSFSRY, via the coding sequence ATGGCAGTCCAGAAGGTCAACGGAGTCGCGCTGGCGCAACTCCAGACGGAACTCAGCCGGAACTTCGAGAGCGTGAAGGGCCAGCTCCACAAACTGCACGCCACGATCGACGCCCTGGAAGGCCAGTGGAAGGGCATCGGGGCGGGTGCGTTCAACGCGAAGCAGGCGCAGATCAACCAGAACATGGTCCGCATCGGGAAGCTCCTGCTGAAGTTCCAGGAGGCGATCGCGGCGGCCCGCACGATCTCGGGCGACACGGAGGACGACGTCCTGGCCGCCATGCGCGGAATCGACGTCACCCCGGGCTACGCGGACGGCCCCGCAGCCCCGCCCTCCACCCCCACCTCCTCCTTCTCCCGCTACTGA